Genomic DNA from Thalassoroseus pseudoceratinae:
GTCTGAAGAGCTGTCGGGCCCGGTTCACTCGAGCATTCGCGAGTGTCAACGCCGCATCCGATTGCTGCTTCTTGGCTCGCGCCTCTTCCATCTGGGCTTTGGCTTGCTGTAACTGAGATTCGGCTTGCCGCAATGCGGCTTTCGCACCGTTCAGCTCGGCTTGATAGGGACGTGGATCGATCACGAACAGGAGATCGCCTTCGTTGACGATCTGCCCTTCGTCGAAATGAATCGTCTTGAGGTAGCCGCTGACACGTGCCCGCACTTCCACGAAGTCTGTGGCTTCCAAGCGTCCGGTGTAGGCGTCCCATTCGACGATCTGCTTCACGACCGGGTTGGCGATTGTCATAGTGGGAGCGGGACGCGGGGGCGGGCCTGACTGCTCCGCTCCACAACCGACGGCTACGAGCATCAGAAGAATAGGCGGGAGGGAATGATAACGCATTGTTGATCTCAATTGGTGAGTGCGAATCGGCGAGGCGTTGCCGAAAGAGCAAAGGTCATGCCAGGGGATAGCGGTGTGGAAACACTGAGTTTCCTGCGGGAATTCCTTCAGCGGTGCTCAAATACGCACAATTCAGAAGCCAAATTGCCCATATATGCGCAAATCGACGATCGGGCACATGTCCCGAATGAATCGTGATACCGGTTAAACGGGAGGACAGGCTTTTGCGATCGCGGCTTCCAGGTCCGGCAGGCCCACCGGTTTGAGCAAAAAGTCCGCGACCGAATTGCAATCCTCGTCGGCGGGGCAATCGTAAGATGAGACGACAATCACCGGAATGGATTGAGTTTCTGCGATCTTTCGGGCCGCTTCGAGACCAGACATCATTGGCATTCGGATATCGGTGATGACGAGGTCCGGTTGATTATTCTGGCAGAGTTTCACTAACTCACAACCGTTTGAAGCTTCGCCGATGACGTCACAGCCGAGCCTGCACAACAGGCGGCGAAATCCTTGCCGAATGTCTTCTTCGTCATCGGCGATCACGATTTTGAGTCGCTTGGTCATAGTGTGTGTTGAAACTCCGTAGTGGCGTCGGCGATTGGTGCCCAGGCGAGATTGGTGGCGATGTCCACTACTAATTGAATCTTGGGTCAAGATAGATCATCTCGACCGCGGCAGTGTCATAACAAACTCCGCACCGCCGATGTCATCGTTTCCAACTTCGATGGTACCTCGATGCGCTTCCAGAAACCTCTTCGCAATTGCCATGCCAAGGCCAGTGCCCTTAACCTTGGTTGTCTGAAACGCTTCAAAAACATGCTTCCGAATTTGTTCCGGCAGTCCGGGCCCGTTATCGCGGACGGAAACGCACACATGCTGCACACCCTCGATGTCCATATT
This window encodes:
- a CDS encoding response regulator; translated protein: MTKRLKIVIADDEEDIRQGFRRLLCRLGCDVIGEASNGCELVKLCQNNQPDLVITDIRMPMMSGLEAARKIAETQSIPVIVVSSYDCPADEDCNSVADFLLKPVGLPDLEAAIAKACPPV